In the Populus trichocarpa isolate Nisqually-1 chromosome 1, P.trichocarpa_v4.1, whole genome shotgun sequence genome, one interval contains:
- the LOC7490700 gene encoding uncharacterized protein LOC7490700 yields the protein MGNCIFGGLGVAEGVIKVITSNGGILEFTTPITTGSITNEFPGHAIFPSHDLFWRPLSLQEELHGGQSYYLLPLNNSKIGGQIVREGHVRSKSIPAAAATSNIVAPYRMSLDYQGMLKRSYTEVFSRHSSSSNNNKNNYNKSNDGFWKVKLVISPEQLVEILSEEASTEELIENVRAVAKCGNGFSSSASSVDFSDSWSLSSSRTATCKKDSLVDI from the coding sequence AATTGCATATTTGGAGGCCTAGGAGTGGCAGAAGGAGTGATAAAGGTGATAACATCTAATGGTGGAATCTTAGAGTTTACCACACCAATAACAACAGGATCCATCACCAACGAGTTTCCAGGCCATGCTATTTTTCCAAGCCATGATCTTTTTTGGAGACCACTTTCTCTACAAGAAGAGCTTCATGGAGGTCAGTCTTACTATTTACTCCCACTCAACAACTCAAAAATTGGTGGCCAAATAGTGAGAGAAGGTCATGTTAGATCAAAAAGTATACCAGCTGCTGCTGCTACATCAAATATTGTTGCACCTTATAGGATGTCCTTAGATTATCAAGGCATGTTAAAGAGGTCATACACTGAAGTTTTCTCTAggcacagcagcagcagcaacaacaacaaaaataattacaacaaaAGTAATGATGGGTTTTGGAAAGTGAAGCTTGTGATTAGTCCAGAGCAGCTAGTAGAGATTTTGTCCGAAGAGGCTAGCACTGAAGAGTTAATTGAGAATGTGAGAGCTGTAGCCAAATGTGGAAATGGGTTCTCATCATCAGCATCTTCTGTTGACTTTTCAGATTCTTGGAGTCTCTCTAGCAGCAGGACTGCTACTTGTAAGAAAGATAGTTTAGTTGATATTTAG